CCGCGCCGGATTGCGGCGACAAGGCTCGCGGAGATGCCCGGGTGCAGCGCGGTACGCTCATCCGCCAGCGCGCGGATCGCGCTCGCAAGATCGTCGAGCGATACATCCTTGAGCATCACGCCTTTGGCCCCGGCTCGAATGGCCGCGATGACCGCTTCGCTGTCATCGAAGGTGGTGAGGACGAGCGTCGGCGGCTGTCGCCCTTCGCGCAACAGTCGTTCGAGGACTGCGATCCCGTCGACGCGCGGCATGCGAATGTCGAGCAGCATGACGTCGGGCCGCAGGACGTCCAACTGATCGATCGCGTCGAGGCCGTCGCTAGCCTCGCCGATGACCTCGATATCGGGCAACAGGTCCAGCAATCCCCGGATGCCCTGACGCACGAGCATCTGGTCATCGACGAGAAAGACGCGGATCATGCCGCTGTCGCACCTCCCATCGGGAGCCATGCGTCGATCGAATAGCCCGGGTCGTTCAGGCGCGTGCCAGCAACGAGGCGGCCGCCGAGCCCTTCGATCCGCTCGCGCATCCCCCGTAACCCCGCACCAACGCCGCCATCGACGACCGCGGCGCGCCCGTCGTCGACGGCGCGAAGCCGGACGCCGTCGCAGGTGGAGGATATGTCGAGCCAAAGATTGTCGGCCTCGGCGTGCCGGATGCAATTGGTGACTGCCTCCTGGGCGCATCGCATCAGGGTGTGGGCCTGGCTCGGGGTCAACTGCAGGTTCGGTTCGAGCGCCAGGTGGATGCTGGGGTGGGGCACGCTGCGCGCAAGCTGCGCCAAGTCGCTTTCGAGGCGGTCGAATTCGGTCGTGCGCATCGTCGCGACGACATCGCGCACTTTTTCAAGCAGCGATTTCGACAGGTCCTTGGCGCGCGCGACGTGCGCGCGGACGGCAGCAGGATCGCTGGAATGGCTGGCGATCTCGAGCTGAAGGCCAAGCGCGGTCAGTTCATGTCCCCAGGCATCGTGGAGTTCGCGCGATATCCGCAGCCTCTCGTTGTCGCGAACGCTGGCCGACAGGAGCGATTGCGCCCGTTCGAGTTCGGCGTTGCTTCGGGCGAGCGCGGCGGAGGCGGCGATTTCGCGGCGCAACGCCTGCGCCGTGAACACGAGGAGGAGTTGGAGCGCGAAGGCCTTGCCGATGACCCAGCACAGGTCCGGATCGAGAGCCTGGGCGAGCGTCGCGACCACCGCCAAGGTCTGGGCGATCGTCCAGAGCACGGCTTTCCTGGGGCTGGTCACAAGTCCGACTTGCCAGGCGATGATCATGAGGAAGGCTGTCATCATCGCCCAGTTCACGAACATCGCCATCGCCATCACGCTGGCGACCTGCGCGAGGAACAGTAGCCAGCGCATGACGGCCGGAAGCCGCAGGAGCATGGCGAGAGAGACCGCCATGACGAAAGCGCAGAATGCGGCGATCCATTGCCAGGTCACCACCTGTCCACGAATCGGTGTTCCATCCGCGAAATGCTCGAGGACCGGCCAGGCGAGCGTGACCGCGGTCGCCAGCGCAAGGAGGCAGAAAAGCAGGTCAGACCGACGGGATTGGTTGGTGATCATCGCGCGCGCAGACTGACACAGGTTGCAGCATCTCGCCATATGCCAAAAGTCATGAGCCGACCGCTGCCCTTCCGGCACTGGCGGCCGACCGCTCTGCTCGTCACGATTCACGCGCAAATTCCCAGGAGGAAAGTCGTCGATGCACCGGAGCGCAATCCTTACCGCTATCGCGGTCAACATGATCGTCACGGACGCCGCCAAGGCGCAACGGGCGGACGAGAATGCGGTCGAGGAAGCCGATGACGCCTTCGGCACGAGCGTGGGCGACGAGAAAATCGGCCTGTACAGCGCGGGGGAAGTGCGGGGCTTCAGCCCGACTAGCGCCGGCAACATTCGCATCGAGGGGTTGTCGATCACCCAACACGGCGGCCTGACGAGCCGGTTCGTCAGCGGATCGGCGATCCGCGTCGGCCTCACTGCGCAAGGATATCCCTTTCTCGCGCCGACCGGGATCGCCGATTATACGCTGCGCGACGTCGGATCACGCACCGTGGCCAGCGCGGTCGGCCAGATCGGTCCCCTCGCGACGCGAGGCGTGTCGCTCGATGTGAAGCTGCCTCTCTTCGGCGCGAGCGGCGGGCTTGCGGGAGGCGTGAGCTACAAGGACGAAGAGAATTTTCCGGGCATCGATGGGACCATATTGCAGGCGGGCGCGGTCCTCGATCTCAAGCCGTCCGCGACAAGTTCGCTCAAGGCCTTTTACGGTCGCCTGCAGATCAGCGACGATCGCGATGTCGGCGCAATCTTCGTCGATGGGCCCTATCTGCCGCCGCAGATCGAGCGGCGCGACTTCGGGCTCGACTGGGTCAAATCAGACATTTCGGCGCAGGTTATGGGCGCCATCGGGGGGCTCGACCTGAACCCCCGATGGCGCCTCAGGGGCGGCCTGTTCTTTGCCGAAGGCTATCTCGATCGCGACATGAGCGAACTGTACCGCGAGGTCCAGCCCGACGGGTCGGCGCGCCGACTGGTCGTCACGAGCGACGACACGAGCGCGAGGTCGCCATCTGGCGAATTGCGGTCATCCCATACCTTCACCGAGGGCAGTCGGCGGCATTTAATCCATCTCGGGGCTCGTGGCCGACAGACAGCGCGCCGCTTCGGAGGGGCGGACGTTCGCGATCTCGGCGCGTTCGTGATCGGCGAGAGACAGCCGCTGCCTGCGCCCCGGTTCCAGTTCGGGGCGCAAACCCGCGACGAGGTGCGGCAGGTCACGGGATCGCTCGGCTACGCCTTGCGCTGGCTTGGCATTGGCGAGTTGAGCCTTGGTGTGCAGAAAACGGATTATCGCAAGACGACGGTCTTTACGGACCCATCGCGTGAGACACTGACCACTACTGCCGCCCCGTGGCTTTACAACGCGGCGCTCGCGGCTCAATTGTCCGATCGGCTCGTCATTTATGGCGGCGTGACCCGCGGGCTTGAAGATAGTAGCGCGGCCCCGGTGAACGCGGTCAATAGGAACGAACCGCCGCCCGCCCTCCTCACCCGTCAGCGGGACGCCGGCATCCGCTACGCGCTGACGCCCGACCTCACGCTGGTCGCCGGGCTGTTCGATGTGCAGAAGCCCTATTTCAATCTCGACGCGGACCGCGTCTATCGCGAGCTCGGCATCGTTCGTCACCGGGGGATCGAGGTCTCGCTCGCGGGGAGCCCGCTGGAAGGACTCAATTTCGTCGGCGGTGCGGTGCTGCTAGATGCCGAAGTGACGGGCGAGGCCGCCGACCTTGGCATCATCGGCCCCAAACCGGTCGGAATTTCACCGCGCGTGGTGCGGGTGAATATCGACTACCGACTGCCGTTTCTGGAGCAATTATCGCTCGACACCGGCATCAATTCGTCCGCTGGGCAAATCGCCAGCCTGCTCCCCTATGAAGACCTTGGTGATCGCCAGCTTCGCACCGATCAGCGGACCACGGTCGATATCGGCGCGCGATATCGGTTCGCAGGGGCGGTCCCGATGACCCTTCGGGGACAGGTGACCAACCTCTTCAACGATTATTCGTGGGACGTGTCGTCGAGCTCGGCGTTCAGATTTACCGCCGCGCGGCGCATCCAACTGGTTCTCTCGGCCGATTTCTGAGGCGTGGAAGGAAGCGGCGTTGGCCAGCCAGTCGCCGAGGAACCGTTGCCATCCTGTCCTGTCCGTGGCCGTCATTCAGGGTGACGATTGATCTTGCCGGCGGTCGCAAGATCAAAGCTTGCGACAGCCTTGCGCGATCGGTCCAGCGCCATCAGCCTGTCGACAGCTAAGGGTGCCAGAAGCAGCATGATCTCAGCAGGAGTTATTGCATGCGACTTCGTCTTTTCGCCCTCGTCACGGTCGTCGGTCTCCTCTCGTCCGCAGGACCAATCCTGGCACAGCCTGACTTCACTGCCCGTCTGACGGGGCCGGTGTCATTTTCCGATGATCCGCCTCCGGGCCGTTCGCTTCAGCAACGGATGGTCGACCTTCAAATTCCAATGCTTTCCGTCGCGATCATCGAGGACGGATCGCTCGTCCTCGCCCAGACCTTCCACAGCAGCGCCAAGGAGGCTCCGGCATGCCCGATCCGCTTTCAAGTGGGGTCGCTCAGCAAGCCGGTGACGGCCGCGCTGACGGTGCAGCTTGCACAAGAGGGACGGGCCGACCTGCATGGCCCGCTCGCGCCGGAGATCCGGGACGTCATCGCGCAGGATCCCGACCTGCAGCCGCCGACTTTGGCGCAACTGTTGTCGCATAGCGGTGGGATCACGGTCCATGGGTTTCGCGGTTATGCCGTGGATGAAGCGCAGCCCACGCTGGCGCAGGTGATCGCCGGAGAAGCGCCGGCCAACTCCGCTCCCATCCGGCAGGATATGCCTGCGGGCGCCGCCGTACGATATTCGGGAGGCGGCTACGTGCTGCTGCAACAGGCACTGGAAAATAATGCGGGCACGTCTCTCGAACAGCTTGCGCGCTCGACCCTGTTTCACAGCGCCGGCATGACGGCGAGCAGCTTCAACGCGCCCGACCGTCTCGTCGCCGACGACTGTCTGGCGAGCGGAACCGATGCGCAGGGCAACCCGATCCCCGGTGGTCATCACGACTTTCCCGAAGCAGCGGCGGCCGGCTTGTGGTCGACCGCCGCCGACATGGGCCGGTTCGTCGCCTGGCTGATGAATGAAGAAAATTCGACCATCGCCCAGCAGATGCTGACGCCTCAATCGGACACAGATGGAAAGCCTTTCGAGACACCAGGGGGCAATGCGTCGGGCCTTGGCCTCGTCCTCGAAGGGGAGGGTGATACCTTCCGCTTCATGCATTCCGGCAGCAATCCCGGTTTCAAGGCGCTGATGATAGGCTTTCCCCAGGCGCGCAAGGGCGCTGTCATCTTGACCAATTCGGACGCCGCGCCGCCGGTCATGCAGGAGATCCTCCGAGCGATCGCCGAAGAATATCATTGGCCCGATCGCTTTCACGAGGTCGTCGAGCCGCTAGCTGCCGGATGGGACCGGACCGCGCTCATGGGCGACTATGATTTCACGTCCCGCAGCGGCCAATCACTGTCAATCCGTGTCGTCGAGGACGGCGAGATGCTAGCCATCGAGACACCCGACGGGCGCCGGTCGATCGTACGCCCCGCGGCCGATGGGCGCTTCATCGATCCGACAAGCGGAGCGACCTTCCGCTTTCCCGAAGAAAATATACTGCTGGTCCCGGCCATCGGGGCGCGGGCGGTGCGGCGATGAGGGACGTTTTCGCGATGCTGAGAGGCTGCTGGACGATCCTCCTTTGCTGTCTCGCCACGAGTCCCAGCGCCGCGGCCTCGCAGCAGCAAACGACCCGATTGCTTCACGCCACCGATCAAGAGGTCGTCGCCTTCTTTGATCGCTCGATGCGCGAGGCGATGCAGCGCTATTCCTTTCCGGGCGGCGCGATCGTCGTCGTGCGCGACGGCGAGATCCTCCTCAAGGAAGGTTATGGGGTAGCCGACCTTGCGACAGGTCGACCCGTCGATCCCGACGGCGACCTCTTCAGGGCCGCTTCCATTTCGAAGCTCCTCGTCTGGACGCTCGTGATGCAGGACGTCGAACGCGGGAAGATCGAGTTAGACCGCGATATCAACGACTATCTCGATTTCGACATCGAACCGACGTTCGGGCGACCCATCACGATGCGTCACCTGATGACCCATAGTGCGGGGTTCGCCGACCGGTTTCACGGCGTTCTGTCGAGCGATCTTTCCCGGCCATACCCGGCAGTACTGCGCGACAATGTGCCGGACCGCGTCTATTCCCCCGGCACGACCACAGCCTATTCCAATTACGGCACCGCACTGGCCGGATATATCGTCCAGCGGATCGATGGCCGATCGTGGGATGCGCTGGTGGCCGATCGTCTTTTCCGTCCCTTGGGAATGACTCGCTCGAGTGTCGCGCAGCCCCCGGAACCCAGACTGCGGGACGCATTGGTATCGACTTATCGACCCGGGTCGAACCGGCCGGTCGAGTTCAGAGTGACCCCGCTCCCTCCTATGGGGTCGTTGAGTGCAACCCCCTCCGACATGGGCCAATTATTGGCGATGCTCAGCAGTGATGGTCGAGGGCCGGGCGGACGGGTGATCGACCCCAAGTCTCTTGGCAAGATGACGAGGATCGAGAAGCCCCTCGCTCGAGGTCTCGACGGAGGCTTCGGGCTCGGGCTTCTGGTCGGCGATTATCGCGGGGTGCGTTTTGCCGGGCATGCGGGCAACATGTCCAGCCTTGTCACCGATCTCCAGTTTCTCCCCGAGTATGGGCTTGGCTATTATTTCGTTTTCAACGCGCCCGGTCCCAACGATGCCGGGCGTGCGATCCGCAACGACCTTCTCATCGACGTGATCGACACGCTGGTCGCGCCCGCGACGCCGGCGCAGCCCGCAGCGGCCGCGGGAGCAAAGGATCATTCGTTCGAGGGACGTTTCGTGTCCACGCGTCGGCAGCAGCGCGGGCCAATGATGTTCAATGCCCTCATGGACACGCTCGATGTCTACCGGGATCGGGGTGGCGGCCTGGCAACGCTCTATAGCGGAAAGGCACTTTACTGGCTGCCTGCCGGAAAGGACCGATGGCGCGAGGAGAAGACGGGGATCGAACTGCGGGTCGAACGCGATGCAGATGGAGCGGTGCGCCGCGTCGCCAGCTGGCTGATCTACCCGGCCGCCGTCTATGAGCCCGCGCCCGCCTACATCCACTGGGTCGAGCCACTGTTAAAGGGTGCGATCGCTTTGCTGCTGCTGGCGATGTTCGCTGCCATGGCGCGGCGCTTGCGACACCGAGCAACAGCGAGAGGCCAATCGCCCTCGACGGTTACGAGGTCCGACAAGATCGGGCGCCACGCGTTTATCGTCTTCTTCGGTTGCCTGGCGGGCTGGGGGGTGTTCGCGATTTCGATCGCGCACAATCCTGCCAACCTGCTCGATGCCCCGGCGGCCCTCAGGGCATTGATGGCAGGGCTTGCGATCGCGACCGCGCCAGCCGCCGGCACGGCGCTGCTCTCGACCGTCTTCGCGCTCCGGCATCGGGGCAAGCTGTCGGTGCTCGTGACAAAACTGCCAGCCGTCGTGGGAGCCTGCGCCATCGCCTACCTCCTCTATCGGTTGGACTTCATCAATCCAGCGGCCAACTGGTGACGGCGCGCGGGCGCTTCTTTGCAGCCTTGGCTAGGGGGCGTCGTCTTCGGTCGGGGCCGGTCGGAGAAATTCGAGCCGGAAGGTGGCACCGCGCGGCATGGGGACGAAGGTCGCATCGCCGCCGAAAGATCGCATAATCTCGCGCGTGAGGTGGAGGCCGAGCCCGCAACCGTCCCGGTCCCAGCGCTCGCGGCGAAATGGCTCGAACAGACTGTCATGAAAGTCACGGGGTACACCGGGACCCTCGTCGATGACGTCGATCTGTCCACATCCGCTGACGACGACGCTGATCTCGCCGACATTGCCGCCGTGGGCGATGGAATTGCCGATGAGGTTGAGAAGCGCGCGTTTCAATATCAGCGGGTCGCCACAAACCGCGACATCGGCTTCAGGCGCGACGAACGCGATGTCATAACCCGAGGCACTGGCCAGCGGAGCCATTTCGGACACGGCGTCCCGCGCCAGTTGAACCAGCGAGGTCGACAGTCGCGCGCTTTGCGCTTCTTGGGAGAGGCGTTCGATGTCGAGCATCTGGGCGACGAGATTTGTCATGCGGGCCACCCCGCGTTCGATCTCGGCCTTTTGAGAATTGTCGGGCAACGCGTCGATCTGGAGCGA
The nucleotide sequence above comes from Sphingomicrobium arenosum. Encoded proteins:
- a CDS encoding response regulator, yielding MIRVFLVDDQMLVRQGIRGLLDLLPDIEVIGEASDGLDAIDQLDVLRPDVMLLDIRMPRVDGIAVLERLLREGRQPPTLVLTTFDDSEAVIAAIRAGAKGVMLKDVSLDDLASAIRALADERTALHPGISASLVAAIRRGPAPGRRDEAIEPLTSREQDVLHLICAGCSNREIADALEIAEGTVKNHVSNLLLKLDARDRTRAALKAIRAGLLG
- a CDS encoding sensor histidine kinase, yielding MNRDEQSGRPPVPEGQRSAHDFWHMARCCNLCQSARAMITNQSRRSDLLFCLLALATAVTLAWPVLEHFADGTPIRGQVVTWQWIAAFCAFVMAVSLAMLLRLPAVMRWLLFLAQVASVMAMAMFVNWAMMTAFLMIIAWQVGLVTSPRKAVLWTIAQTLAVVATLAQALDPDLCWVIGKAFALQLLLVFTAQALRREIAASAALARSNAELERAQSLLSASVRDNERLRISRELHDAWGHELTALGLQLEIASHSSDPAAVRAHVARAKDLSKSLLEKVRDVVATMRTTEFDRLESDLAQLARSVPHPSIHLALEPNLQLTPSQAHTLMRCAQEAVTNCIRHAEADNLWLDISSTCDGVRLRAVDDGRAAVVDGGVGAGLRGMRERIEGLGGRLVAGTRLNDPGYSIDAWLPMGGATAA
- a CDS encoding TonB-dependent receptor domain-containing protein; protein product: MHRSAILTAIAVNMIVTDAAKAQRADENAVEEADDAFGTSVGDEKIGLYSAGEVRGFSPTSAGNIRIEGLSITQHGGLTSRFVSGSAIRVGLTAQGYPFLAPTGIADYTLRDVGSRTVASAVGQIGPLATRGVSLDVKLPLFGASGGLAGGVSYKDEENFPGIDGTILQAGAVLDLKPSATSSLKAFYGRLQISDDRDVGAIFVDGPYLPPQIERRDFGLDWVKSDISAQVMGAIGGLDLNPRWRLRGGLFFAEGYLDRDMSELYREVQPDGSARRLVVTSDDTSARSPSGELRSSHTFTEGSRRHLIHLGARGRQTARRFGGADVRDLGAFVIGERQPLPAPRFQFGAQTRDEVRQVTGSLGYALRWLGIGELSLGVQKTDYRKTTVFTDPSRETLTTTAAPWLYNAALAAQLSDRLVIYGGVTRGLEDSSAAPVNAVNRNEPPPALLTRQRDAGIRYALTPDLTLVAGLFDVQKPYFNLDADRVYRELGIVRHRGIEVSLAGSPLEGLNFVGGAVLLDAEVTGEAADLGIIGPKPVGISPRVVRVNIDYRLPFLEQLSLDTGINSSAGQIASLLPYEDLGDRQLRTDQRTTVDIGARYRFAGAVPMTLRGQVTNLFNDYSWDVSSSSAFRFTAARRIQLVLSADF
- a CDS encoding serine hydrolase domain-containing protein produces the protein MRLRLFALVTVVGLLSSAGPILAQPDFTARLTGPVSFSDDPPPGRSLQQRMVDLQIPMLSVAIIEDGSLVLAQTFHSSAKEAPACPIRFQVGSLSKPVTAALTVQLAQEGRADLHGPLAPEIRDVIAQDPDLQPPTLAQLLSHSGGITVHGFRGYAVDEAQPTLAQVIAGEAPANSAPIRQDMPAGAAVRYSGGGYVLLQQALENNAGTSLEQLARSTLFHSAGMTASSFNAPDRLVADDCLASGTDAQGNPIPGGHHDFPEAAAAGLWSTAADMGRFVAWLMNEENSTIAQQMLTPQSDTDGKPFETPGGNASGLGLVLEGEGDTFRFMHSGSNPGFKALMIGFPQARKGAVILTNSDAAPPVMQEILRAIAEEYHWPDRFHEVVEPLAAGWDRTALMGDYDFTSRSGQSLSIRVVEDGEMLAIETPDGRRSIVRPAADGRFIDPTSGATFRFPEENILLVPAIGARAVRR
- a CDS encoding serine hydrolase domain-containing protein, giving the protein MRDVFAMLRGCWTILLCCLATSPSAAASQQQTTRLLHATDQEVVAFFDRSMREAMQRYSFPGGAIVVVRDGEILLKEGYGVADLATGRPVDPDGDLFRAASISKLLVWTLVMQDVERGKIELDRDINDYLDFDIEPTFGRPITMRHLMTHSAGFADRFHGVLSSDLSRPYPAVLRDNVPDRVYSPGTTTAYSNYGTALAGYIVQRIDGRSWDALVADRLFRPLGMTRSSVAQPPEPRLRDALVSTYRPGSNRPVEFRVTPLPPMGSLSATPSDMGQLLAMLSSDGRGPGGRVIDPKSLGKMTRIEKPLARGLDGGFGLGLLVGDYRGVRFAGHAGNMSSLVTDLQFLPEYGLGYYFVFNAPGPNDAGRAIRNDLLIDVIDTLVAPATPAQPAAAAGAKDHSFEGRFVSTRRQQRGPMMFNALMDTLDVYRDRGGGLATLYSGKALYWLPAGKDRWREEKTGIELRVERDADGAVRRVASWLIYPAAVYEPAPAYIHWVEPLLKGAIALLLLAMFAAMARRLRHRATARGQSPSTVTRSDKIGRHAFIVFFGCLAGWGVFAISIAHNPANLLDAPAALRALMAGLAIATAPAAGTALLSTVFALRHRGKLSVLVTKLPAVVGACAIAYLLYRLDFINPAANW